One window of Candidatus Cloacimonadota bacterium genomic DNA carries:
- a CDS encoding phosphate/phosphite/phosphonate ABC transporter substrate-binding protein, producing the protein MKRILLILAVALLLLTACQSESARISNANKKLGTRQNPIKMYFVPSLEAGKVVASGEAIAEALHKAIGYHFKVAVPTSYAAVIEALGTYQADIAWLPTYAYVLAKQKYDANVRLMTVRNGLNKYRGQFVAMREDIKSLEDIEGKIIAYTDAASTSGYIYPSAILKEKGIEPKEHIFAGGHPQAILAVYSGRADVACSYWSPADSTGMPMDAREKLYETHKDIFEKVRIIGFTDWIPNDTVTFRRNLPEELEKEVVKALYDFAQTPEGRSTLKSLYDVDGLEHASDADYDVVRNSLKAMNMDPETMLK; encoded by the coding sequence ATGAAAAGAATTCTACTTATTCTAGCCGTTGCTCTGCTGCTTCTGACTGCCTGTCAGAGTGAAAGTGCCCGAATTTCCAACGCAAACAAGAAATTGGGAACCCGCCAAAATCCGATCAAGATGTATTTTGTGCCTTCTTTGGAAGCCGGAAAAGTGGTAGCCAGCGGTGAAGCAATTGCCGAGGCTCTGCACAAAGCGATAGGTTATCATTTCAAAGTGGCAGTACCCACATCGTATGCTGCGGTGATCGAAGCGCTGGGCACCTATCAGGCAGATATCGCCTGGTTGCCAACTTATGCTTATGTGCTTGCCAAACAGAAGTATGACGCAAATGTGAGGCTGATGACAGTGCGTAACGGTCTCAACAAATACCGGGGTCAATTTGTGGCCATGCGGGAAGATATCAAGAGTTTGGAAGATATTGAAGGCAAGATAATTGCCTACACAGATGCCGCTTCCACCTCAGGTTATATATATCCCTCCGCAATTCTGAAGGAAAAAGGTATAGAGCCCAAAGAACACATCTTTGCCGGTGGTCATCCCCAAGCCATCCTGGCGGTTTACAGCGGTAGGGCGGACGTGGCATGCAGCTACTGGAGTCCGGCGGATTCCACCGGAATGCCCATGGATGCACGCGAAAAGCTCTACGAGACTCATAAAGATATCTTTGAAAAAGTACGCATCATAGGCTTCACGGATTGGATTCCCAACGATACTGTCACTTTCCGCAGAAATCTACCGGAAGAGCTGGAAAAAGAAGTGGTGAAAGCACTCTACGATTTTGCCCAGACCCCCGAAGGCAGGAGCACTTTGAAAAGCCTCTACGACGTTGATGGGCTGGAACATGCCTCGGATGCGGATTATGACGTGGTTCGCAACTCCCTGAAAGCTATGAATATGGATCCGGAAACTATGCTGAAATAG
- the phnC gene encoding phosphonate ABC transporter ATP-binding protein, whose product MKLLEIQNLYKSYDGVSYAINDLSFEVDATDFIVLLGLSGSGKSTLLRCINRLIEPTKGDVRYGGESIINLKGKDLRRYRRNIAMVFQQFNLIKNLSVLTNVLTGRLGYHNIGSAYSKAEIAAAMQNLARVGLQDFARKQVKQLSGGQQQRVAIARALMQEPRIILADEPVASLDPATADSIMQYLAEINKDGIAVICSLHFLSLVRRYGTRVLALKDGIKAFEGLPTQIDKARFKEIYGEEAEEI is encoded by the coding sequence TTGAAACTCCTTGAAATTCAGAACTTGTATAAAAGCTATGATGGTGTTTCTTACGCCATCAACGACCTATCCTTTGAGGTGGATGCCACAGATTTCATCGTACTTTTGGGGCTTTCTGGCAGCGGGAAATCCACTCTTTTGCGCTGCATAAACCGCTTGATCGAGCCCACAAAGGGCGATGTACGCTATGGTGGTGAGTCCATCATAAACCTGAAAGGAAAGGACTTACGACGCTATCGCCGCAATATTGCCATGGTCTTTCAGCAATTCAACCTGATCAAGAATCTTTCAGTGCTCACCAATGTGCTTACCGGTCGCTTGGGCTACCACAATATTGGTTCTGCTTATAGCAAAGCTGAAATCGCCGCCGCCATGCAGAATCTGGCGCGGGTGGGTTTGCAGGATTTTGCCAGGAAACAGGTAAAACAGCTTTCTGGAGGACAGCAGCAACGGGTGGCAATAGCCCGTGCCTTGATGCAGGAACCACGCATCATCCTGGCAGATGAACCGGTTGCCAGCCTGGATCCCGCCACGGCAGATTCCATTATGCAATACCTGGCAGAGATAAATAAAGACGGCATCGCCGTAATCTGCTCTTTACACTTCCTTTCACTGGTGCGGCGTTATGGTACCAGAGTGTTGGCGCTGAAGGACGGAATCAAAGCCTTTGAGGGTCTACCTACGCAGATCGACAAAGCGCGCTTCAAAGAAATCTACGGAGAAGAAGCAGAAGAGATTTAA